One stretch of Aminivibrio pyruvatiphilus DNA includes these proteins:
- a CDS encoding iron-containing alcohol dehydrogenase, whose protein sequence is MKNVPADMEGFLSHQPWWRTGVPTEIIRSREGVGELLHRVKQVKKNPFFVVDSVLQDQPVFAPLFAHEALFLFDASASEPKTGDVDTVVSIIKNRAKPHDVVVGIGGGGTMDLAKAVGICLANPDPAHTYQGYGLDMKKGADIWVLPTLSGTGAEITPIAVLRGPEKKLGINNPYTAPSVAFIDPGLTSGVRKYNRFFTMMDCFFHHYEITKSATSSETAVSDALDGISLSRDVLTSGVEEFRMDNAIRSAMASVLGGSSTIGGRVGAAHAVSYGLSNSSPTLPHSVAVTLAMLSLGDLYPDGYEDTVSFLRINGMDTPKAADFGIGAGAVEKMTKTALGMEKLWQSCFGVNWKERATEGYIRGIYERIVSR, encoded by the coding sequence GGTCCCGACAGAAATAATCCGTTCCCGTGAAGGAGTCGGGGAGCTTCTTCACAGGGTGAAACAGGTGAAAAAAAATCCCTTTTTCGTGGTGGATTCAGTGCTGCAGGATCAGCCTGTCTTCGCCCCCCTTTTCGCCCATGAAGCCCTGTTTCTTTTCGATGCCTCCGCGTCGGAACCCAAAACAGGAGATGTCGATACTGTCGTCTCCATAATAAAAAACAGGGCGAAACCCCATGATGTGGTGGTGGGCATCGGCGGGGGAGGGACCATGGACCTTGCGAAAGCCGTGGGCATATGCCTTGCAAATCCGGACCCCGCCCATACATACCAGGGGTATGGCCTGGACATGAAGAAAGGGGCGGATATCTGGGTTCTTCCTACGCTCAGCGGTACAGGGGCCGAAATTACTCCCATCGCGGTGCTCCGCGGACCCGAGAAGAAACTGGGCATCAACAACCCCTATACCGCACCCTCCGTGGCGTTCATCGATCCCGGGCTCACATCGGGGGTACGTAAATACAACCGGTTTTTCACCATGATGGACTGCTTCTTCCATCACTATGAAATCACGAAAAGCGCGACAAGCTCGGAGACGGCCGTTTCGGATGCCCTTGACGGCATCAGCCTCTCCAGGGACGTCCTGACGTCGGGTGTGGAGGAGTTTCGGATGGACAACGCCATCCGGTCGGCCATGGCCTCCGTTCTAGGAGGAAGCAGCACCATCGGCGGGAGAGTGGGGGCAGCCCACGCAGTTTCCTATGGGCTGAGCAACTCCTCGCCAACCCTCCCTCACAGCGTGGCCGTCACCCTCGCCATGCTTTCCCTCGGCGACCTCTATCCTGACGGATACGAGGACACTGTTTCCTTTCTCCGGATCAACGGCATGGACACTCCAAAAGCAGCGGATTTCGGAATAGGGGCAGGAGCAGTGGAAAAAATGACGAAAACTGCCCTCGGCATGGAGAAGCTCTGGCAGAGCTGTTTCGGAGTCAACTGGAAGGAGCGGGCCACGGAGGGATATATCCGGGGGATCTATGAAAGAATCGTTTCCCGGTAG
- a CDS encoding DegT/DnrJ/EryC1/StrS family aminotransferase encodes MAGTEIFGKEELEAVQDVIERKMIHRYGSHGARRGIYRVEEFENRAAEISGARHALAVANGTAALIVALKGIGIQPGDEVITSPFTFIATVEAIVACNAVPVLGEIDGTLSLDPVSTERLITERTRAIMPVHMFGAAADMDRFAELGKKYGIPIIEDACEVVGGTYKGRMLGSLGTCGTWSFDPNKTLTVGEGGIVFTDSEEVYSRMDCYHDHGHIHSKEHDRGAEGKSGLGVNYRLSELQGALGLVALQKMDYALGLLRSTKKRILQAVSDTGIVPRPTHNGEGDTASHVIFMLPSAESALKFRDAAVSAGCGCSIIADNTWHFAKHWKALEVMGEKDWFGTRTPSYAPETMAGSDRLLARAVMFGLSIIMDDSAVEAIIHAVRAGTKAAL; translated from the coding sequence ATGGCAGGAACGGAAATTTTCGGGAAGGAAGAACTGGAGGCAGTTCAGGATGTCATTGAAAGAAAAATGATCCACCGTTACGGGTCTCACGGAGCAAGAAGGGGTATTTACAGGGTGGAGGAGTTTGAAAACAGGGCCGCGGAAATTTCAGGAGCCCGCCATGCCCTTGCGGTGGCCAACGGAACGGCTGCCCTTATCGTCGCCCTGAAGGGAATCGGCATCCAGCCGGGGGATGAAGTTATCACGTCTCCCTTTACCTTCATCGCCACTGTCGAGGCTATCGTTGCCTGCAACGCAGTTCCCGTACTCGGCGAAATCGACGGGACCCTGAGTCTCGACCCGGTCTCAACAGAGAGGCTTATCACCGAAAGAACACGGGCGATCATGCCGGTCCATATGTTCGGTGCCGCGGCGGACATGGACAGGTTTGCCGAACTCGGAAAAAAGTACGGTATCCCCATCATCGAGGATGCCTGTGAAGTCGTCGGCGGCACCTACAAGGGAAGGATGCTCGGAAGCCTGGGAACATGCGGCACCTGGAGCTTTGATCCCAACAAGACCCTCACCGTGGGCGAAGGCGGGATTGTGTTCACCGACAGCGAAGAAGTCTACTCCAGAATGGACTGCTACCATGACCACGGGCATATCCACAGCAAGGAACACGACCGGGGTGCCGAAGGCAAGTCGGGGCTGGGTGTGAACTACCGGCTCAGCGAACTGCAGGGAGCCCTCGGCCTTGTTGCGCTGCAGAAAATGGACTATGCCCTCGGGCTGCTCCGATCCACCAAGAAAAGGATTCTGCAAGCCGTTTCCGATACGGGCATTGTCCCCCGTCCCACCCACAACGGTGAGGGGGACACTGCCTCCCATGTGATTTTCATGCTGCCGTCGGCGGAGTCGGCCTTGAAGTTCAGGGATGCCGCCGTTTCAGCGGGTTGCGGTTGTTCCATTATCGCAGACAACACCTGGCATTTCGCAAAACACTGGAAGGCTCTTGAAGTAATGGGGGAAAAGGACTGGTTCGGGACGAGGACTCCTTCCTATGCCCCGGAAACAATGGCAGGGAGCGACAGGCTGCTTGCCCGGGCAGTCATGTTCGGTCTCAGCATCATCATGGATGATTCCGCGGTGGAAGCCATTATCCATGCAGTGCGGGCGGGGACAAAGGCTGCTCTCTGA
- the kdsB gene encoding 3-deoxy-manno-octulosonate cytidylyltransferase — MKTLAVIPARFASTRLPGKPLLPVRGVPLVVRVLRRVERCSSVDRIIVAADDERIAAAVRDAGGECMLTPPELPSGGDRVAWVSERIPSDIVLNVQVDDPLAGPDMIDPLAAAMDDPAVMLALLSKRIDREEEVFSPNIVKMVFDSAGRALYFSRSPIPYPRNGDPVYYKHIGPYCWRRDFLLKFSSWEQTPLEKTESLEMLRVLEKGHSIACVPTERDTIEIDTPEDAEALERYLELHPDFCL; from the coding sequence ATGAAAACCCTCGCCGTCATTCCCGCAAGATTCGCAAGCACCCGCCTCCCAGGAAAGCCCCTTCTTCCGGTAAGAGGGGTACCACTGGTCGTCCGGGTACTCCGCCGGGTGGAAAGGTGTTCGTCCGTGGACAGGATCATCGTCGCTGCGGACGATGAACGGATCGCCGCCGCGGTGAGGGACGCAGGAGGGGAATGCATGCTCACCCCTCCCGAACTGCCGAGCGGAGGCGACAGGGTGGCCTGGGTCTCCGAAAGAATCCCTTCCGATATCGTCCTCAACGTCCAGGTCGACGATCCTCTCGCGGGGCCGGACATGATCGATCCCCTGGCAGCGGCCATGGACGATCCTGCCGTCATGCTCGCCCTTCTGTCAAAGCGGATTGACCGCGAAGAGGAAGTTTTCTCGCCGAACATAGTCAAGATGGTGTTCGATTCCGCAGGAAGGGCGCTGTACTTCAGCCGCTCCCCCATTCCCTATCCGAGAAACGGAGACCCTGTCTATTACAAGCATATCGGCCCCTATTGCTGGAGGAGAGATTTCCTGCTGAAATTCTCCTCCTGGGAACAGACGCCCCTGGAAAAAACGGAAAGCCTGGAAATGCTCCGGGTTCTCGAAAAAGGGCATTCCATCGCCTGCGTTCCCACGGAGAGGGACACCATCGAGATTGATACTCCGGAGGACGCGGAAGCCCTGGAGCGATACCTGGAACTCCACCCCGACTTCTGCCTGTAG
- the arcC gene encoding carbamate kinase, translated as MRVLVALGGNAILQRGQKGNAAEQRDNVQKTVDQIVRMIRAGHEVVVTHGNGPQVGAILIQNELGSTSVPAMPMDVCGAESQGLIGYMFCQSFHNTLALEGLSGHEPACVVTQVEVDPADPAFVHPTKPVGPFYTEEAAKKRMAETGEFWIDDAGRGWRRVVPSPDPKSIVEKDVINSLLEKGFTVIASGGGGIPVIRGADGTYQGVEAVIDKDLAGERLAAAVKADLLMILTDVPRVAINYNTPNQKWLEKLTVTEMEALEKEGHFKAGSMGPKVRAALRFVRNGGSRAVIASLEQALEALEGSAGTQILKD; from the coding sequence ATGAGAGTATTGGTCGCCCTTGGAGGCAACGCCATTCTGCAGAGAGGCCAGAAGGGCAATGCAGCGGAACAGCGGGACAACGTTCAGAAAACAGTGGACCAGATCGTCAGGATGATCCGGGCCGGTCATGAAGTGGTGGTCACCCACGGCAACGGGCCCCAGGTCGGCGCAATCCTCATCCAGAACGAACTGGGCAGCACTTCTGTGCCTGCCATGCCCATGGATGTCTGCGGAGCGGAGAGCCAGGGACTCATCGGGTACATGTTCTGCCAGAGCTTCCACAACACCCTTGCTCTCGAAGGCCTGTCCGGCCATGAACCCGCATGCGTCGTGACCCAGGTTGAGGTCGATCCTGCCGACCCTGCCTTCGTCCATCCGACAAAACCGGTGGGACCGTTCTATACGGAAGAAGCGGCGAAGAAGCGCATGGCTGAAACCGGAGAATTCTGGATCGATGACGCGGGACGCGGCTGGAGAAGGGTCGTTCCCTCCCCTGACCCCAAGTCCATAGTGGAAAAGGACGTCATCAACTCCCTGCTGGAAAAGGGCTTCACCGTCATCGCTTCCGGCGGCGGCGGCATTCCCGTCATCCGCGGGGCTGACGGAACCTACCAGGGAGTCGAGGCGGTCATCGACAAGGACCTCGCCGGCGAAAGGCTCGCCGCCGCGGTGAAGGCCGACCTCCTGATGATCCTCACCGACGTGCCCAGGGTTGCCATCAACTACAACACGCCGAACCAGAAATGGCTTGAGAAGCTTACGGTAACCGAAATGGAAGCCCTTGAAAAGGAAGGCCATTTCAAGGCCGGCTCCATGGGACCCAAGGTTCGGGCAGCCCTCCGTTTTGTCCGCAACGGCGGAAGCCGCGCCGTCATCGCGAGCCTCGAACAGGCCCTCGAAGCCCTGGAAGGCTCGGCGGGCACCCAGATTCTCAAGGACTGA
- the speE gene encoding polyamine aminopropyltransferase, translating to METRPKRFNELWLTEEQSPDMKLSLRVSEVLLNVKSPYQDILLVETGEYGRMMILDGAIQITERDEFCYSEMMAHVALSSHPDPRRVLIVGGGDGGVLREVLRHKSVEKATLIDIDEEVINASKRFLPTISAALEDPRADVKPMDAMVYIKAAKEEFDVAIVDSTDPVEFAAGLFESPFYRDIHNALKKDGMVVAQTESPFTDRNVVRDAFREMSSVFPVVRMYWGAMPTYPSGMWTYTVGSKNADPSAPLRPAPEGTRYYTSDIHRASFVLPPFVIDLLK from the coding sequence ATGGAAACCCGCCCGAAACGCTTCAACGAGCTCTGGCTTACGGAAGAACAGAGCCCCGACATGAAGCTGAGCCTTCGCGTTTCAGAGGTGCTTCTGAACGTGAAAAGCCCCTACCAGGACATCCTGCTTGTGGAAACCGGAGAATACGGCCGGATGATGATTCTCGACGGAGCAATCCAGATCACGGAACGGGATGAATTTTGCTACTCCGAGATGATGGCCCACGTGGCGCTCTCCTCGCACCCGGATCCCCGGAGAGTGCTCATCGTCGGCGGCGGCGACGGCGGCGTTCTGCGGGAAGTCCTCCGACACAAAAGCGTGGAAAAGGCCACTCTTATCGATATCGACGAGGAAGTGATCAACGCCTCGAAACGGTTTCTCCCGACCATCAGCGCTGCCCTTGAAGACCCCAGGGCGGACGTAAAACCCATGGACGCCATGGTATATATCAAAGCCGCGAAAGAAGAATTCGACGTCGCCATCGTGGACAGCACGGATCCCGTGGAATTTGCCGCCGGACTCTTTGAATCCCCCTTCTACCGCGATATCCACAACGCCCTGAAAAAGGACGGAATGGTCGTTGCCCAGACGGAATCACCCTTCACCGACAGGAACGTCGTCCGGGACGCCTTCCGGGAGATGAGTTCCGTCTTTCCCGTCGTCAGGATGTACTGGGGAGCCATGCCCACCTATCCCAGCGGAATGTGGACCTACACAGTGGGATCGAAGAATGCCGATCCGTCGGCGCCCCTTCGCCCGGCACCCGAGGGAACGAGGTACTACACATCCGATATCCATAGGGCAAGTTTCGTTCTTCCGCCCTTTGTCATTGACTTGCTGAAATAA
- a CDS encoding type III PLP-dependent enzyme encodes MENQFQFDLERYISRERFDRIKKFAEDKETPFLVIDLAKVEQKYDELISTLPFAKIYYAVKANPNESVIRMLVAKGSCFDIASIYELDHILALGATPDRVSYGNTIKKAKDIAYAYSKGVRLFATDSENDLKKIAKNAPGSKVFFRILTDGSGADWPLSRKFGAHPDTIYKLILQAPELGLEPYGISFHVGSQQRDIGQWDHAISTCKYLFDSAKAEGIELKMVNLGGGFPANYISPTKETSVYGAEIIRFLTEDFGETLPEILLEPGRFMAGDAGILITEVVLISRKSEANQYSWVYLDAGKFGGLIETLDESIKYPIYSEKSGPIQETILAGPTCDSMDILYENEKYALPASLTEGDRLYFFTTGAYTQSYSSVCFNGFPPLRAYVLED; translated from the coding sequence GTGGAAAACCAGTTCCAGTTCGACCTTGAAAGGTATATTTCCAGGGAACGATTCGACCGCATCAAAAAGTTTGCTGAAGATAAGGAGACACCCTTTCTCGTAATTGACCTGGCAAAGGTCGAACAGAAGTACGATGAACTGATCAGCACCCTGCCCTTTGCAAAGATTTACTATGCCGTGAAGGCGAACCCCAACGAATCCGTCATTCGGATGCTCGTGGCCAAGGGAAGCTGTTTCGATATAGCCTCGATATACGAACTGGATCACATCCTCGCTCTCGGCGCAACGCCGGACAGGGTCAGCTACGGCAATACAATAAAAAAGGCGAAGGATATCGCCTACGCCTATTCGAAGGGAGTCCGCCTCTTCGCCACCGATTCGGAAAACGATCTGAAAAAAATCGCGAAGAACGCTCCCGGCTCGAAGGTATTCTTCAGGATCCTCACCGACGGAAGCGGCGCAGACTGGCCCCTCTCCAGGAAGTTCGGCGCCCACCCCGATACCATTTACAAGCTCATTCTCCAGGCTCCTGAACTCGGCCTGGAGCCCTACGGGATTTCCTTCCACGTGGGCTCCCAGCAGAGGGACATCGGCCAGTGGGATCATGCCATCTCCACCTGCAAATATCTCTTTGATTCCGCGAAGGCGGAGGGAATCGAGCTGAAAATGGTGAACCTCGGCGGCGGATTCCCGGCGAACTACATTTCCCCCACGAAGGAGACCTCAGTTTACGGAGCGGAGATTATCCGCTTCCTTACGGAAGATTTCGGAGAAACCCTCCCTGAAATCCTTCTTGAACCGGGCCGCTTTATGGCCGGAGACGCAGGAATCCTTATTACGGAAGTGGTGCTCATTTCCCGGAAGTCGGAGGCCAACCAGTACAGCTGGGTGTACCTTGACGCCGGAAAATTCGGCGGTCTTATTGAAACTCTCGACGAGTCCATCAAGTACCCCATCTACTCGGAGAAATCAGGCCCCATTCAGGAAACGATCCTGGCCGGTCCCACCTGCGACAGCATGGACATTCTGTACGAAAACGAAAAGTACGCCCTCCCCGCTTCACTGACGGAAGGAGACCGGCTGTACTTTTTCACCACCGGGGCATACACGCAGAGCTACTCCTCGGTCTGCTTCAACGGCTTCCCCCCGCTCCGCGCCTACGTGCTTGAAGATTGA
- a CDS encoding L,D-transpeptidase, protein MFYGKRKFPFWAKLAGLALLVVAGFLTGYLGYTLYRELTAPPPEMPASPGPVPLPEPSLQFQEPPGVHTPVPAPEPPLPPALPGRAKSDQLWLHVVKGTYRMYLYRGRNVERTFDVAVGANGGQKQRVGDSRTPTGDFTVQQIQRSSSWTYDFGDGNGPIPGAYGPWFIRLKTPGWSGIGIHGTHDPHSIGTMITQGCIRMRNHELEELKKTVFVGMKVVISE, encoded by the coding sequence ATGTTCTACGGAAAAAGAAAATTTCCCTTCTGGGCAAAGCTGGCCGGCCTTGCCCTTCTGGTTGTTGCCGGTTTTCTCACGGGGTACCTCGGCTATACTCTCTACCGGGAGCTGACGGCTCCGCCGCCCGAAATGCCGGCTTCACCCGGTCCGGTTCCGCTGCCGGAACCGTCCCTGCAGTTTCAGGAGCCTCCCGGAGTTCATACTCCGGTTCCGGCGCCGGAACCGCCGCTGCCCCCAGCCCTGCCGGGAAGGGCGAAAAGCGACCAGCTCTGGCTCCACGTCGTCAAGGGGACTTACCGGATGTATCTCTACCGGGGAAGAAACGTGGAGCGGACCTTCGATGTGGCTGTCGGGGCCAACGGAGGGCAGAAGCAGCGTGTCGGCGACAGCAGGACCCCTACAGGTGACTTCACCGTCCAGCAGATTCAGAGGTCCTCCTCCTGGACCTACGACTTCGGCGACGGGAACGGACCTATCCCGGGAGCGTACGGCCCCTGGTTCATACGGCTGAAAACCCCGGGATGGTCGGGTATAGGCATTCACGGTACCCATGATCCCCACTCCATCGGCACCATGATAACCCAGGGGTGCATACGGATGAGGAACCATGAACTTGAGGAGCTGAAGAAGACGGTTTTTGTCGGCATGAAAGTCGTCATTTCGGAATAG
- a CDS encoding MBL fold metallo-hydrolase — MKFVNIDLQVNKRGFRRFISSWLVRDENEDRTYLVDTGPGSTWPIVRDAVERHGGSRVDAVLLTHVHLDHAGAVSLAFREYGAKVSAAPKGIPHLLEPAALWKGSVETLGNTAYLYGEPEPLPREALLADENLPAGFSAVETPGHASHHRCFVLDEGGGGKTLFAGEAAGIFLEGEEPFPYLRPATPPRFFPEVTLESIEKLIPLGCSRICYSHFGAAEGAGEMLSFARGQILFWRDIVVDLFRRGVPPDDEEAVFQELLERDPFLAAWRKMEPDIRDREREFIGNSIRGFAGAYGPK; from the coding sequence ATGAAATTTGTGAACATAGATCTCCAGGTAAACAAAAGGGGTTTTCGGCGCTTCATTTCCTCGTGGCTGGTAAGGGATGAGAATGAGGACAGGACCTATCTCGTGGACACGGGACCGGGCAGCACCTGGCCCATTGTCCGCGATGCGGTGGAACGGCACGGAGGGAGCAGGGTGGATGCCGTTCTTCTGACCCATGTGCATCTCGACCATGCCGGGGCTGTTTCCCTCGCTTTTCGGGAATACGGCGCTAAGGTGTCCGCGGCACCGAAGGGAATTCCTCACCTGCTCGAGCCTGCGGCCCTGTGGAAGGGGAGCGTGGAAACCCTCGGCAATACGGCGTATCTTTACGGAGAGCCGGAACCCCTTCCCCGGGAAGCCCTTCTGGCGGATGAAAACCTCCCGGCCGGTTTCTCGGCGGTGGAGACCCCGGGACATGCATCCCATCACCGGTGCTTTGTCCTTGATGAAGGAGGAGGCGGAAAAACCCTTTTCGCCGGTGAGGCGGCAGGAATTTTCCTGGAAGGGGAGGAGCCTTTTCCCTATCTTCGTCCTGCCACGCCCCCCCGTTTCTTCCCGGAAGTGACCCTCGAGTCCATTGAAAAGCTGATACCCCTCGGCTGCAGCAGGATCTGCTATTCCCATTTCGGAGCGGCCGAAGGAGCCGGGGAAATGCTCTCCTTTGCCAGGGGGCAGATTCTCTTCTGGAGAGACATCGTGGTGGACCTGTTCAGAAGGGGGGTTCCGCCTGACGACGAGGAGGCAGTTTTTCAGGAGCTGCTGGAGCGTGACCCCTTCCTTGCGGCCTGGAGAAAAATGGAGCCCGATATCCGGGACAGGGAGCGGGAGTTCATCGGGAACAGCATCCGCGGATTCGCGGGAGCTTACGGCCCGAAGTGA
- a CDS encoding LmeA family phospholipid-binding protein, whose amino-acid sequence MKMKKTVRCALVAAAALLPLFFVAPAPAGGEPLGSHLLRHFVSEFTPERMTMIIDEEPDDTGYVRDIYLDISGCVIGGVRMDSLRVRAMGVQMNPPGEWETKGLDAGEILHVHAFARILEKDLNDNLLSKEFGDDDHWNNLQVDMRPDGIYARGNYLVTVIFRLNILIEIFSRFKIVDMQQVWLHDYTLKVNRVDVPQFITDQAVEQIQPLLDLRKFVFPLKLHSIEYDEDSLTITSRVLPEAFQGIVYEYKAGNGTPGTK is encoded by the coding sequence ATGAAAATGAAAAAAACGGTTCGATGCGCTCTGGTCGCAGCAGCTGCTCTTCTGCCCCTTTTCTTCGTCGCGCCGGCACCGGCAGGCGGAGAACCCCTGGGAAGCCATCTCCTCAGGCATTTCGTCTCGGAATTCACCCCCGAGAGGATGACCATGATCATCGACGAAGAACCGGACGACACCGGCTATGTGAGGGATATCTACCTGGACATATCGGGATGCGTCATCGGCGGCGTCCGCATGGATTCCCTGCGGGTAAGGGCCATGGGAGTCCAGATGAACCCTCCCGGGGAATGGGAGACAAAAGGACTTGATGCCGGGGAAATCCTCCACGTCCACGCCTTCGCCCGGATCCTGGAGAAGGATCTCAACGACAACCTCCTTTCGAAAGAATTCGGCGATGACGACCACTGGAACAACCTCCAGGTGGACATGCGGCCCGACGGAATTTACGCCCGGGGGAATTACCTGGTGACGGTAATCTTCCGGCTGAACATTCTCATCGAAATCTTCAGCCGGTTCAAGATCGTGGACATGCAGCAGGTGTGGCTTCATGACTACACCCTCAAGGTGAACCGGGTGGACGTCCCCCAGTTCATAACAGACCAGGCTGTGGAACAGATCCAGCCCCTTCTCGACCTGAGAAAATTTGTTTTTCCCCTGAAGCTTCACTCCATCGAGTACGACGAGGACAGCCTGACGATCACGAGCCGGGTTCTTCCGGAGGCGTTTCAGGGAATAGTGTATGAATACAAAGCAGGAAACGGAACACCGGGAACAAAATAA
- a CDS encoding ATP-binding cassette domain-containing protein has protein sequence MIRICDIRIQLGERSLFQDLSWTILSGSRTGLVGNNGAGKTTLLRMMTGETAVDSGTVTIPKGLRIGYLPQDLVELPDMPVLSFLRSRTGLAAVEDELAACAGRLAALPPESPEHERELNRHDLLLKRFESLDGYAFDAMAGKILSGLGFSQYDLDRTTGCFSGGWKMRLHLAGLLLLCPDILLLDEPTNHLDTESMEWLEGWLSGFRGTIVAVSHDRRFLDTICTSIAELSLGKISIYQGNFSEYLDERERRLEELRRQERLQKEEIARMEEFIERFRYKASKAASVQSRVKRLEKMSLVEIEEDTKRVSFRFPPCVRSGLDVAVMEKGEKKYGDHTVFSDASLTIQRGEKIALVGVNGAGKSTLSRILSGTEGLTSGTVRTGHNVRIAFFSQQSSENLDYSRTVWETLSGRNPAWTAQDKRNLLGAFLFGGDDIYKPVSVLSGGEKSRLALLKLLMEEANCLVLDEPTNHLDMQTKDLFQRALLEYDGTLVLVSHDRFFLDNLVNRVVEIASGKLLDYPGNYSYFIEKRKALSSEAAEKRMDPKEKEDPEKERKRIEAERRNLLYRKKRKVLDKLEPVEVKISLLEKQQSERDSLLSDPVFLSDSEKVQNLLIQRNDAAKELDSLYGLWENLMAEIETIEKTG, from the coding sequence GTGATCCGGATTTGCGACATTCGAATACAGCTGGGAGAGCGATCCCTCTTCCAGGACCTTTCGTGGACCATTCTTTCTGGGTCCCGTACCGGTCTTGTGGGAAACAACGGCGCAGGGAAGACGACGCTGCTCCGAATGATGACAGGGGAAACGGCTGTGGATTCCGGAACGGTCACAATCCCCAAAGGGCTCAGGATCGGCTATCTGCCCCAGGACCTGGTGGAGCTCCCCGACATGCCCGTTCTTTCCTTTTTGCGTTCCAGAACGGGCCTGGCAGCCGTGGAGGACGAACTCGCAGCATGCGCAGGAAGGCTGGCCGCACTACCCCCGGAATCCCCCGAGCATGAACGGGAACTCAACCGTCACGACCTTCTGTTGAAACGGTTCGAGTCCCTCGACGGATATGCTTTCGATGCCATGGCAGGCAAAATACTTTCGGGCCTTGGCTTTTCACAGTACGACCTGGACAGGACCACCGGATGCTTTTCCGGCGGCTGGAAAATGAGGCTCCACCTTGCCGGCCTTCTTCTTCTCTGCCCGGACATCCTGCTGCTTGACGAACCGACAAACCACCTTGACACGGAGAGCATGGAATGGCTGGAAGGATGGCTTTCAGGTTTTCGGGGGACTATCGTCGCCGTCTCCCACGACCGGAGGTTTCTCGATACGATCTGCACCTCCATCGCGGAACTCTCTCTGGGAAAGATTTCCATCTACCAGGGCAATTTCTCGGAGTACCTCGACGAGCGGGAAAGGCGGCTTGAAGAACTCAGAAGGCAGGAACGACTCCAGAAGGAAGAAATCGCCCGCATGGAAGAATTCATCGAGCGGTTCCGCTACAAGGCCTCGAAGGCGGCGTCCGTACAGAGCAGGGTCAAGCGGCTCGAGAAAATGAGCCTTGTTGAAATAGAGGAGGACACGAAGCGGGTGTCCTTCCGGTTTCCACCCTGCGTTCGCAGCGGTCTCGACGTGGCCGTCATGGAAAAGGGAGAAAAGAAATACGGGGATCACACGGTTTTCTCCGACGCATCCCTGACTATCCAGAGGGGAGAGAAAATTGCCCTGGTCGGCGTCAACGGGGCCGGAAAGTCCACCCTTTCCAGGATCCTCAGCGGAACCGAGGGGCTCACTTCTGGAACGGTACGAACAGGGCACAATGTCCGGATCGCCTTTTTTTCCCAGCAGTCATCGGAAAACCTGGATTATTCCAGGACCGTGTGGGAAACCCTCTCCGGACGCAATCCCGCATGGACAGCCCAGGACAAGCGAAACCTTCTCGGGGCTTTTCTCTTCGGCGGCGACGATATTTACAAGCCTGTTTCAGTGCTTTCAGGAGGAGAGAAATCCCGGCTTGCCCTGCTGAAGCTGCTGATGGAAGAAGCCAACTGCCTCGTTCTCGACGAGCCTACGAACCATCTGGATATGCAGACCAAGGATCTTTTCCAGAGAGCCCTCCTTGAATACGACGGCACCCTGGTCCTTGTCTCCCATGACCGCTTTTTCCTCGACAACCTGGTGAACAGGGTGGTGGAAATAGCCTCGGGAAAACTCCTGGACTATCCGGGGAACTATTCCTATTTTATTGAAAAAAGGAAAGCCCTTTCCTCAGAGGCTGCTGAGAAGCGGATGGACCCAAAAGAAAAGGAAGACCCTGAAAAAGAGCGGAAGAGAATTGAGGCGGAGAGACGAAACCTCCTGTACCGAAAGAAAAGAAAGGTCCTGGACAAACTTGAGCCGGTAGAAGTGAAAATTTCTCTCCTTGAAAAACAGCAGTCGGAAAGGGACAGCCTTCTGTCCGATCCGGTCTTTCTCTCCGATTCGGAAAAAGTCCAGAACCTGCTCATTCAGAGAAACGATGCCGCAAAGGAACTCGATTCCCTCTACGGACTGTGGGAAAACCTCATGGCGGAAATCGAAACGATCGAAAAAACTGGATAA